Proteins co-encoded in one Ponticoccus alexandrii genomic window:
- a CDS encoding nucleotidyltransferase family protein → MPDAVMLFAAGFGTRMGALTADRPKPLIAVAGRPLLDHALALTAGVPTRVVNAHYRAEQVISHLKDTNIAVSVETPEILDTGGGLRHALPLLGTQPVYTLNTDAVWSRPNPLDRLAAAWQPDRMDALLLCIPLDRAVGRSGSGDFALGPDGALMRGGDFVYTGAQIIKTDALAGIGEKAFSLNLLWNQMAQEGRLFGTAYPGRWCDVGHPEGITLAEEMLANV, encoded by the coding sequence ATGCCCGATGCCGTGATGCTTTTCGCCGCCGGATTCGGCACGCGCATGGGCGCCCTGACCGCAGACCGGCCCAAGCCGCTGATCGCGGTCGCGGGCCGTCCGCTGCTGGACCATGCCCTTGCCCTGACCGCAGGGGTCCCGACCCGCGTCGTGAACGCCCATTACCGCGCCGAACAGGTCATCTCGCATCTGAAGGACACCAACATCGCCGTCTCCGTCGAGACGCCGGAGATTCTCGACACCGGCGGGGGGCTGCGCCATGCGCTGCCCCTGCTTGGCACACAGCCTGTATACACGCTGAATACCGATGCCGTCTGGAGCAGACCGAACCCGCTGGATCGGCTGGCCGCGGCATGGCAGCCGGATCGCATGGATGCGCTGCTGCTGTGCATCCCGCTGGACCGCGCGGTGGGGCGCAGCGGCAGCGGGGACTTTGCGCTGGGGCCGGACGGCGCCCTGATGCGCGGCGGCGACTTCGTCTATACCGGCGCCCAGATCATCAAGACCGACGCCTTGGCCGGGATCGGGGAAAAAGCCTTTTCCCTCAATCTTTTGTGGAACCAGATGGCACAGGAAGGAAGGCTTTTCGGCACCGCCTATCCGGGCCGTTGGTGCGATGTCGGCCACCCCGAGGGCATCACGCTGGCAGAAGAGATGCTGGCCAATGTTTGA
- the regB gene encoding sensor histidine kinase RegB, with translation MADTELGLLGARQRGNWIRLRTMILLRWFAVIGQLSAIIIAQRLYNLQLELGLCYLAVGISVVGNLVAIFIFPENKRLSEGENFLMVMFDLLQLCFLLFLTGGVHNPFSLLVLGPVTVSAAVLSLRSTVILGATALFLVSAMVEYHLPLRTDEGFVLRIPDIFVYGQWVAIVIAVVFISVYSRRITREMHSMSDALAATQMALARAQKLNDLGGVVAAAAHELGTPLATIKLTSSELAEELEGDQREDALLIREQADRCRDILRGMGRAGKDDLHMRQAPLIEVIREAAEPHQDRGKEIVIESGPGPGGGYNQPQILRRPEIIHGLRNLVQNAVDFARTTVWIEAMWTDDLVSIRILDDGRGFPPHLLGRMGDPFMRRRRSDADRKQRPEYEGMGLGLFIAKTLLERSGAELGFANGSDPFSPVHNAGERRGAIVEVAWPRSKVVAESHPPGKPMGENRLIEV, from the coding sequence ATGGCCGATACCGAACTGGGTTTGCTGGGCGCGCGCCAGCGCGGCAACTGGATTCGCCTGCGCACCATGATCCTTCTGCGCTGGTTCGCGGTGATCGGTCAATTATCCGCGATCATCATCGCGCAGCGGCTCTACAACCTGCAACTGGAACTGGGGCTGTGCTACCTTGCGGTCGGGATCTCGGTGGTCGGCAACCTCGTCGCGATCTTCATCTTTCCGGAAAACAAGCGCCTGAGCGAGGGCGAGAACTTCCTGATGGTGATGTTCGACCTCTTGCAGCTGTGTTTCCTGCTGTTCCTGACGGGCGGGGTGCACAATCCCTTCTCGCTGCTGGTTCTGGGGCCGGTCACCGTCTCGGCGGCGGTGCTGTCGCTGCGGTCGACGGTGATCCTTGGCGCCACCGCGCTGTTCCTCGTCTCGGCCATGGTGGAATACCACCTGCCGCTGCGCACGGACGAGGGCTTTGTCCTGCGGATACCGGATATCTTCGTTTACGGGCAATGGGTTGCCATCGTCATCGCGGTGGTCTTCATCTCTGTCTATTCGCGCCGGATCACGCGCGAGATGCATTCCATGTCCGATGCGCTGGCCGCGACGCAGATGGCGCTGGCCCGCGCGCAGAAGCTGAACGACCTCGGCGGCGTCGTCGCGGCGGCGGCACATGAACTGGGCACGCCTCTGGCGACGATAAAGCTGACCTCGTCGGAACTGGCAGAAGAGCTGGAGGGCGACCAGCGCGAGGACGCGCTGCTGATCCGCGAACAGGCGGACCGCTGCCGCGACATCCTGCGCGGCATGGGCCGGGCCGGAAAAGACGACCTGCACATGCGACAGGCGCCGCTGATCGAGGTCATCCGCGAGGCGGCGGAACCACATCAGGACCGCGGCAAGGAGATCGTCATCGAAAGCGGTCCCGGACCGGGCGGCGGCTACAACCAGCCGCAGATCCTGCGCCGCCCCGAGATCATCCACGGGCTGCGCAACCTCGTGCAGAACGCGGTGGACTTTGCCCGCACGACCGTCTGGATCGAAGCGATGTGGACCGACGACCTTGTCTCGATCCGCATCCTCGACGACGGGCGCGGCTTCCCGCCCCATCTGCTGGGCCGCATGGGCGATCCCTTCATGCGCCGCCGCCGGTCCGACGCCGACCGCAAGCAGCGCCCCGAATACGAAGGCATGGGTCTTGGCCTGTTCATCGCCAAGACCCTGCTGGAGCGCAGCGGCGCGGAACTGGGCTTTGCCAACGGGTCCGATCCCTTCTCGCCCGTGCACAACGCCGGAGAACGCCGTGGCGCCATCGTCGAAGTCGCCTGGCCCCGGTCAAAGGTCGTGGCGGAAAGCCATCCGCCCGGGAAACCTATGGGAGAGAATCGCCTTATAGAGGTATAG
- the addB gene encoding double-strand break repair protein AddB has product MFDTPGPRLFGTAPGIDFPKALVRGLRDRVQGPPDAMARVELYVNTTRMARRLREVFDAGPAALLPRVRLVTDLADPLSAAELPDPVPPLRRRLELTNLVSRLLDAQPDLAPRAALFDLADSLATLMEEMQGEDVPPEKIAALDVTDQSGHWQRSLQFLNIVQDYFGDDTAPDAQAFARLALRMRLAAWQADPPQHPVLVAGSTGSRGTTHELMCAVARLPQGAVLLPGFDFDQPRAVWDRLNEPLTGEDHPQFRFAKLMQALDLAPGDVLPWTEDAAPAPARNRTVSLALRPAPVTHQWLAEGPALPDLPGAMEGVTLTEAPSTRDEALTIALRLRQAVLDGQTAALITPDRMLTRQVTSALDRWDITPDDSAGTPAQLSPPGRLLRHVARLFEAPLTAEALLTLLKHPLVHRGAGRGPHLRNTRELELHIRRTGMPFPDPAALLDWGTEVAPWTAWVTGLCGQDRAGKRPLADWLADHIALAERLARGSDSEDASVLWDENAGRTVRDAVEALRAEAHRAADLTARDYANLFDAVLSRAEVRDRDAAHPLVLIWGTLEARVMGADLLILAGLNEGSWPESPGADPWLNRQMRAQAGLLLPERRIGLSAHDFQQAVAAPEVWLTRSLKSDDAETVPSRWVNRLVNLMTGLPQRNGPQALAAMRARGAHWLALARAAEAPIAAPPAHRPSPAPPLEARPSKLSVTEIKRLIRDPYAVYARRTLGLKPMDPLMQAPDALLRGILLHDIVETFLTAALEDPTRLDAATLTQIARDKLAEVPFPTTRALWQARIARVAEWFVSTERARQDRATPSVANFEKTGEIVAQGVTLTGKADRIDIDARGLAVIYDYKTGAAPSKAEQEHFDKQLLLEAAMVQRRAFPGLAPRDVAGAVFVSLKPGDPKEVPAPLDVAPPEKVWEEFLALLTAYADREKGYSARRALQKDNDVSDYDHLARFGEWDVTDLPETEVLE; this is encoded by the coding sequence ATGTTTGACACCCCCGGCCCCCGTCTCTTTGGCACCGCGCCCGGCATCGACTTCCCCAAGGCGCTGGTCCGGGGCCTGCGCGACCGCGTGCAGGGCCCGCCCGACGCCATGGCGCGGGTCGAGCTATACGTGAACACGACCCGGATGGCGCGGCGCCTGCGCGAGGTCTTCGACGCCGGCCCCGCCGCGCTTCTGCCCCGCGTGCGGCTTGTGACCGACCTCGCCGATCCGCTCAGCGCCGCCGAGCTGCCGGACCCCGTGCCGCCGCTGCGGCGCCGGCTGGAGCTGACCAACCTGGTATCCCGCCTGCTGGACGCCCAGCCCGACCTTGCGCCGCGCGCCGCGCTGTTCGACCTTGCCGACAGCCTTGCGACCCTGATGGAGGAAATGCAGGGCGAGGATGTCCCGCCGGAAAAGATCGCGGCGCTGGACGTCACCGACCAGTCGGGCCACTGGCAGCGCAGCCTTCAGTTCCTCAATATCGTGCAGGACTACTTTGGCGACGACACCGCCCCCGACGCGCAGGCCTTTGCCCGCCTTGCCCTGCGGATGCGGCTGGCCGCATGGCAGGCCGATCCGCCGCAGCATCCCGTGCTCGTCGCTGGCTCGACCGGGTCGCGCGGCACCACGCACGAGCTGATGTGCGCCGTCGCCCGCCTGCCGCAGGGCGCGGTGTTGCTGCCCGGCTTCGACTTCGACCAGCCGCGCGCGGTCTGGGACAGGCTGAACGAACCGCTGACCGGAGAGGACCACCCGCAGTTCCGCTTTGCCAAGCTGATGCAGGCGCTGGATCTGGCGCCCGGCGATGTGCTGCCCTGGACCGAGGATGCGGCCCCCGCCCCCGCCCGCAACCGCACCGTGTCGCTGGCGCTGCGGCCCGCGCCGGTGACGCACCAGTGGCTTGCGGAAGGCCCGGCTCTGCCCGATCTGCCCGGGGCCATGGAGGGCGTGACCCTGACCGAGGCGCCCAGCACGCGCGACGAGGCGCTGACCATCGCGCTGCGTCTGCGGCAGGCGGTGCTGGACGGCCAGACCGCCGCGCTGATCACACCCGACCGGATGCTGACGCGGCAGGTCACCTCGGCGCTGGACCGCTGGGACATCACGCCCGACGACAGCGCCGGAACGCCCGCCCAGCTGTCGCCCCCGGGGCGGCTGTTGCGGCATGTGGCAAGGCTGTTCGAGGCACCGCTGACCGCCGAGGCCCTGCTGACGCTGCTCAAGCACCCGCTGGTGCATCGCGGCGCCGGGCGCGGCCCGCATCTGCGCAACACCCGCGAGCTGGAACTGCACATCCGCCGCACCGGCATGCCCTTCCCAGACCCCGCCGCGCTGCTGGACTGGGGCACCGAAGTCGCCCCATGGACCGCGTGGGTCACCGGCCTGTGCGGTCAGGACCGGGCGGGCAAGCGGCCTCTGGCGGACTGGCTGGCAGATCACATCGCCCTTGCGGAACGCCTTGCGCGGGGGTCCGACAGCGAGGATGCCTCGGTGCTTTGGGACGAGAACGCGGGCCGCACCGTGCGCGACGCCGTCGAGGCCCTGCGCGCCGAGGCGCATCGCGCCGCCGACCTGACCGCGCGCGACTATGCCAACCTCTTCGACGCGGTGCTGTCCCGCGCCGAGGTGCGCGACCGCGACGCCGCGCATCCGCTGGTGCTGATCTGGGGCACGCTCGAGGCGCGCGTCATGGGCGCCGACCTTCTGATCCTCGCGGGCCTGAACGAGGGCAGCTGGCCAGAAAGCCCCGGCGCCGACCCCTGGCTGAACCGGCAGATGCGGGCGCAGGCGGGGTTGCTGCTGCCGGAACGGCGCATCGGCCTGTCGGCGCATGACTTCCAGCAGGCGGTCGCCGCGCCCGAGGTCTGGCTGACCCGGTCGCTGAAATCCGACGACGCGGAAACCGTGCCCTCGCGCTGGGTGAACCGACTGGTGAACCTGATGACCGGCCTGCCGCAACGGAACGGCCCGCAGGCGCTGGCCGCGATGCGGGCGCGTGGCGCGCATTGGCTTGCGCTGGCCCGGGCCGCCGAGGCGCCGATTGCGGCCCCGCCCGCGCACCGGCCTTCGCCCGCGCCGCCGCTGGAGGCCCGGCCCAGCAAGCTGTCGGTGACCGAGATCAAGCGCCTGATCCGCGACCCCTATGCCGTTTATGCCCGCCGCACGCTGGGGCTGAAGCCTATGGACCCGCTGATGCAGGCCCCCGACGCGCTGTTGCGCGGCATCCTGCTGCACGACATCGTTGAAACCTTCCTGACCGCCGCGCTGGAGGACCCCACCCGCCTCGATGCCGCGACCCTGACGCAGATCGCCCGCGACAAGCTGGCCGAGGTGCCCTTTCCGACAACCCGCGCGCTGTGGCAGGCGCGCATCGCCCGGGTGGCCGAGTGGTTCGTCAGCACCGAACGCGCCCGGCAGGACCGCGCCACGCCCTCTGTCGCGAATTTCGAGAAGACCGGCGAAATCGTGGCGCAGGGCGTCACCCTGACCGGCAAGGCCGACCGCATCGACATCGACGCGCGCGGGCTTGCGGTGATCTACGACTACAAGACCGGCGCCGCGCCTTCAAAGGCCGAACAGGAGCATTTCGACAAGCAACTGCTGCTGGAGGCCGCGATGGTGCAGCGCCGCGCCTTCCCCGGGCTTGCGCCGCGCGACGTGGCGGGCGCCGTCTTCGTCTCGCTGAAACCGGGCGACCCGAAAGAGGTCCCCGCACCCTTGGACGTGGCCCCGCCCGAAAAGGTCTGGGAGGAATTTCTCGCCCTGCTGACCGCCTATGCGGACCGCGAAAAGGGCTATTCGGCGCGCCGGGCCCTGCAGAAGGACAATGACGTCTCGGACTACGACCACCTTGCGCGCTTTGGCGAATGGGACGTGACCGACCTGCCCGAAACCGAGGTGCTGGAATGA
- the tsaE gene encoding tRNA (adenosine(37)-N6)-threonylcarbamoyltransferase complex ATPase subunit type 1 TsaE: protein MTTPRRRTLTLRSPEETAAVARRIGQALTAGDVLLLSGGIGAGKTHFARSLIHALQDPPEDVPSPTFTLVQTYDTTAGELWHADLYRLTGPGEIEELGLPEAFDSAICVVEWPDRLGDLTPPQALSLSFETLAEEDARALTLSWTAPRWDTLDTGAACAF from the coding sequence ATGACGACACCCCGACGCCGGACCCTTACGCTGCGCTCACCCGAGGAAACAGCCGCCGTCGCCAGACGCATCGGGCAGGCCCTGACGGCGGGCGATGTACTGCTGCTGTCCGGGGGCATCGGCGCCGGGAAGACCCATTTCGCACGGTCGCTGATCCATGCGCTGCAAGATCCGCCCGAGGACGTGCCCTCGCCGACCTTCACGCTGGTCCAGACCTACGACACCACCGCCGGAGAGCTTTGGCACGCCGACCTCTACCGGCTGACCGGCCCCGGCGAGATCGAGGAGCTGGGCCTGCCAGAGGCCTTCGACAGCGCAATCTGCGTTGTGGAATGGCCCGACCGGCTGGGCGATCTCACCCCGCCGCAGGCGCTGTCTCTGTCCTTCGAGACCCTCGCCGAAGAAGACGCCCGGGCGCTGACGCTCAGCTGGACCGCGCCGCGCTGGGACACATTGGACACGGGGGCGGCATGCGCTTTCTGA
- a CDS encoding PAS-domain containing protein: protein MEDILFLAIGAGVGIAVLLALGLLLAVGRQTRGRRLPDAERLTSVLLMRNGRVVDHSPDLVTLLDRPSLAGLEWEPLREAFSAGFPDLPARAPDSHRVWHCALLDQCTLTAEPLADGLRLTLSCVPDGAAAVFRAATLLPEFDRLSDIALRAPEPVWEMDEDGAVIWHNEAYAELCRDAGHNRPEVCPFALSLPEQGTARSTRVSLRRQAGTQVSWFEISSRPVPYGWMHYAKGIDTLVHAEMAQRNFVQTLTKTFAHLPIGLAVFDRDRQLVLFNPALLDLTHLPVDFLSAKPNLLSFFDHMRESRMMPEPKNYTTWRGKLYDVVSAAREDRYCETWNLPSGLTYKITGRPHPDGAVAFLIEDISAEISLTRRFRSELELTQSVLDCFPEGVAVFSRLGVLTFSNAAYRAQWKCDPDSAFAEVTIVDATRDWQEKCQPSPIWQEIREFVLVLRERNAWDSHITLTTGDQLICTVEPVAAGATMVRFTHPARPAEPLPLLQSSSGS, encoded by the coding sequence TTGGAGGATATACTCTTTCTGGCGATCGGTGCCGGGGTCGGCATTGCCGTTCTCCTGGCGCTGGGTCTGTTGCTGGCGGTCGGCAGGCAGACGCGCGGACGGCGCCTGCCCGACGCGGAGCGGCTGACTTCTGTCCTGCTGATGCGCAACGGTCGTGTCGTCGATCACAGTCCGGACCTCGTCACCCTGCTTGACCGTCCCTCATTGGCCGGACTGGAGTGGGAGCCGCTGCGCGAGGCCTTCTCTGCCGGGTTTCCCGACCTTCCCGCACGGGCACCGGACAGCCATCGGGTCTGGCATTGCGCCCTGCTGGACCAATGCACCCTGACGGCAGAACCGCTGGCCGACGGGCTGCGGCTGACGCTGTCCTGCGTGCCCGACGGCGCCGCCGCCGTCTTTCGCGCCGCCACCCTGTTGCCGGAATTCGACCGGCTGTCGGACATTGCCCTGCGCGCGCCGGAACCGGTCTGGGAGATGGACGAAGACGGCGCCGTGATCTGGCACAACGAAGCCTACGCAGAGCTGTGCCGTGACGCCGGGCACAACCGCCCCGAGGTTTGCCCCTTCGCGCTGTCGCTGCCAGAGCAGGGCACCGCCCGCAGCACCCGCGTCAGCCTGCGCAGGCAGGCCGGGACGCAGGTCAGCTGGTTCGAAATCTCGTCGCGGCCGGTCCCTTACGGCTGGATGCATTACGCCAAGGGCATCGACACCCTCGTGCACGCCGAGATGGCGCAGCGCAACTTCGTGCAGACCCTGACGAAGACCTTCGCCCATCTGCCCATCGGCCTGGCTGTCTTCGACAGGGACCGCCAGCTGGTCCTGTTCAACCCGGCGCTGCTGGACCTGACGCATCTGCCGGTGGACTTCCTGTCGGCCAAACCCAACCTGCTGTCCTTCTTCGACCACATGCGCGAAAGCCGCATGATGCCCGAGCCGAAGAATTACACCACTTGGCGGGGCAAGCTGTATGACGTGGTCTCTGCCGCGCGCGAAGACCGCTATTGCGAAACCTGGAACCTGCCGTCGGGCCTGACCTACAAGATCACCGGCCGCCCGCATCCCGACGGCGCCGTGGCCTTCCTGATCGAGGACATCAGCGCCGAGATCTCGCTGACCCGCCGCTTCCGGTCAGAGCTGGAACTGACGCAATCGGTGCTCGACTGCTTTCCCGAAGGCGTGGCGGTCTTCTCCCGGCTGGGTGTCCTCACCTTCTCGAACGCAGCCTACCGCGCGCAATGGAAATGCGACCCCGACAGCGCCTTTGCCGAGGTCACCATCGTCGATGCGACGCGGGACTGGCAGGAAAAATGCCAGCCAAGTCCGATCTGGCAGGAGATCCGCGAATTCGTGCTGGTGCTGCGCGAGCGCAACGCGTGGGACAGCCATATCACCCTGACGACCGGCGACCAATTGATCTGTACGGTCGAACCGGTCGCCGCCGGGGCCACGATGGTCCGTTTCACACATCCGGCCCGGCCCGCCGAGCCGCTGCCGCTGCTGCAAAGCAGCTCTGGCAGCTGA
- a CDS encoding aminoglycoside phosphotransferase family protein, which yields MRFLTDCGWGGARHVPLAGDASSRRYTRLVRDGETAILMEDPEGDVTLFARLARHLSGLGLSAPRILSEDGAAGLLLIEDLGDSLLARLATDARTERALYLVATEVLVTLHRAPPPEGLTMATPDHLTGMIDLAFRHYTKAPELLAQAQAALHPLLEQYARPAEVMILRDYHAENILHLPDRTGAAAAGLLDFQDALVGHRAYDLVSLLEDARRDVAEETRATCIAHYLHATGEAPETFAAAFAVLGFQRNLRIIGIFARLARERAKPHYIDLIPRVWGHLARDLSHPVLTPLRPVIAAMPAPTETHLESLRP from the coding sequence ATGCGCTTTCTGACCGATTGCGGCTGGGGCGGGGCACGGCATGTGCCGCTGGCCGGCGATGCCTCGTCCCGGCGCTACACGCGGCTGGTCCGCGACGGCGAAACGGCAATCCTGATGGAGGACCCCGAGGGCGACGTGACGCTTTTCGCCCGGCTGGCGCGGCATCTTTCGGGGCTGGGCCTGTCGGCGCCGCGCATCCTGTCCGAAGACGGCGCGGCGGGGCTGCTTCTGATCGAGGATCTTGGCGACAGCTTGCTGGCGCGGCTGGCCACCGACGCCCGGACAGAGCGCGCGCTGTACCTTGTGGCGACAGAGGTGCTGGTAACGCTGCACCGTGCGCCGCCGCCCGAGGGCCTGACCATGGCCACGCCGGACCACCTGACCGGCATGATCGACCTCGCCTTCCGACACTACACGAAGGCCCCGGAGCTGCTGGCGCAGGCACAGGCGGCGCTGCATCCCCTGCTGGAGCAATACGCCAGGCCCGCCGAGGTGATGATCCTGCGCGACTACCATGCAGAGAATATCCTTCACCTGCCGGACCGGACCGGCGCGGCGGCGGCGGGGCTGCTCGATTTCCAGGATGCGCTGGTCGGGCACCGGGCTTACGACCTTGTCTCGCTGCTGGAGGATGCCCGCCGCGACGTGGCCGAGGAAACCCGCGCCACCTGCATTGCACACTACCTGCATGCAACGGGTGAGGCGCCCGAGACCTTCGCCGCCGCCTTCGCGGTTCTGGGGTTCCAGCGCAACCTGCGGATCATCGGCATCTTTGCCCGGCTGGCCCGGGAACGGGCCAAACCGCATTACATCGACCTGATCCCGCGGGTCTGGGGGCATCTGGCCCGCGATCTGTCGCACCCGGTCCTTACGCCGCTGAGGCCGGTGATCGCCGCCATGCCGGCACCGACCGAAACCCATCTGGAAAGCCTGAGACCGTGA